The following coding sequences lie in one Candidatus Phytoplasma solani genomic window:
- a CDS encoding ribonuclease J yields the protein MNDINFFALGGLGENGKNFYLLQINESYFIIDAGLKYPNISLYGIDSMIADYYKLENIQDQIKGIFLSSAFETNLGALPYLIKDLNLPIYTSYFTLQVLKAHFQSHKINYKDFNLNIVKVDEVLHFEDVEVSFFATSQSIPETLGFSFRTQRGAIVYLGDLKSLETNSKFFQTNFNKLSQITQQKVLALLPSSQEAFNNSYDHNENNFEHKINNYLINYSLNPKGIMVIASLMPDILKTQIALNLACRLNLKVAFLGYKKEKIIEVALKKAFLKIPPSNLVELNTFEEHRKHHQLVVFLFGKHFDTLQRLQKMGKHVDRTIHLNSQDLVLLMSKEIAGISKMQSQTLDLLSRHNIKAHVVVKDLSTYESNYEQNLKIILNLLKPNYIIPVMGEYRHQFQVKKIAQKIGFKSSQVFLLENGSIWHCPACKEPFVEHKAMTLGEILIDGTPVIDGQNFIMKDRELLAADGVVIVVANVNAKYKKIVGEPQIVSKGFLGQTETEHIFPKLKAVFDNKSAFFLQKKYIKWNDFKKHIRESLVKFLFKETKKRPIIIPIFISVKNE from the coding sequence GTGAATGACATTAATTTTTTTGCTTTAGGTGGGTTAGGTGAAAATGGCAAAAATTTTTACCTTTTACAAATTAATGAATCTTATTTTATTATTGATGCAGGCTTAAAATACCCTAATATTTCCTTATATGGGATAGATTCAATGATAGCTGATTACTATAAATTAGAAAACATTCAAGATCAAATTAAAGGGATATTTTTGTCCTCAGCTTTTGAAACTAATTTAGGAGCTTTACCTTATTTAATCAAAGATTTAAATTTACCCATTTATACTTCTTATTTCACTTTGCAAGTGTTAAAAGCTCATTTCCAAAGTCATAAAATCAATTATAAAGATTTTAATTTAAACATTGTTAAAGTCGATGAAGTGCTTCATTTCGAAGATGTTGAAGTATCTTTTTTTGCCACTTCACAATCTATCCCAGAAACCTTAGGTTTTTCTTTTCGAACTCAAAGGGGAGCCATTGTATACCTTGGCGATTTAAAATCGTTAGAAACGAATTCTAAATTTTTTCAAACCAATTTTAACAAACTATCACAAATTACTCAACAAAAAGTTTTAGCTTTACTACCATCTTCCCAAGAGGCTTTTAATAATTCTTATGATCATAATGAAAATAATTTTGAGCATAAAATCAATAATTACCTCATTAATTACTCTTTAAACCCAAAAGGTATTATGGTTATTGCTTCTTTAATGCCTGATATTTTAAAAACACAAATAGCACTTAATTTAGCTTGTCGATTAAACTTAAAAGTAGCTTTTTTAGGATATAAAAAAGAAAAAATTATTGAAGTTGCCTTAAAAAAAGCTTTTTTAAAAATTCCTCCTTCCAATTTGGTTGAATTAAACACTTTCGAAGAACATCGCAAACATCATCAATTAGTAGTTTTTCTTTTCGGTAAGCATTTTGACACTTTACAACGTTTACAAAAAATGGGAAAACACGTTGATCGAACAATACACTTAAATTCTCAAGATTTAGTTTTATTGATGTCAAAAGAAATAGCAGGAATTTCAAAGATGCAATCTCAAACTTTAGATCTTTTGTCGCGTCACAATATTAAAGCTCATGTGGTGGTCAAAGATTTATCGACTTATGAAAGCAATTACGAACAAAATTTAAAAATTATTTTAAATTTATTAAAACCTAATTATATTATTCCTGTGATGGGAGAATATCGTCATCAATTTCAAGTTAAAAAAATAGCTCAAAAAATAGGTTTTAAGTCGTCTCAAGTCTTTTTGTTAGAAAATGGTTCCATTTGGCATTGCCCCGCTTGCAAAGAACCTTTTGTTGAACACAAAGCCATGACTTTGGGCGAAATTTTAATTGATGGCACTCCTGTTATAGATGGACAAAATTTCATTATGAAAGACCGCGAACTTTTAGCAGCTGATGGAGTTGTAATTGTAGTTGCTAACGTTAACGCTAAATATAAAAAAATTGTAGGCGAACCTCAAATAGTGAGCAAAGGTTTTTTAGGACAAACAGAAACTGAGCATATCTTTCCTAAGTTAAAAGCTGTCTTTGACAACAAAAGTGCTTTTTTTCTACAAAAAAAATATATCAAATGGAATGATTTTAAAAAACACATTAGAGAATCTTTAGTAAAATTTTTATTTAAAGAAACTAAAAAAAGACCGATTATAATTCCTATTTTTATTAGTGTTAAAAACGAATAA
- a CDS encoding DegV family protein has translation MKIKVAATSTSCLDYYSHNYDIDIIRIKILIDDVAYLDGDTMKYKPFYEMFQKNSNFVPKTSQVSVGEMVLYFEKLIDQGYQSVFITTLSSALSGTYNAIIQAAKTVIDKIEVHCYDTKTVCFCEGYFSIIAYQLFQQGKNIQEVWQHLDQIRNNNTIFFMTQKLTQLIKNGRLTGSKSFFGRLLRVKPILQVQSNGQIALIQKTLNTKKAFLSIVNKIKAYTQNQSYEAHLIFTGYPELKDDFKKVLATHLGLKNLLEIPLTPVIGCHVGNSAIGIGIIKKIN, from the coding sequence ATGAAAATAAAAGTTGCTGCAACTTCAACTAGTTGTCTTGATTATTATTCTCATAATTATGATATCGATATTATTAGAATTAAAATATTAATCGATGATGTGGCATATCTTGATGGAGATACTATGAAATATAAGCCGTTTTATGAAATGTTTCAAAAAAATTCTAATTTTGTTCCTAAAACTTCGCAGGTATCAGTTGGAGAAATGGTTTTATATTTTGAAAAGTTAATTGATCAAGGTTATCAATCTGTTTTTATTACTACCCTATCTTCTGCTTTAAGTGGCACTTATAACGCCATTATTCAAGCTGCAAAAACGGTCATAGATAAAATTGAAGTACACTGTTACGACACCAAAACTGTTTGCTTTTGTGAAGGTTATTTCTCCATCATAGCTTATCAATTATTCCAACAAGGTAAAAATATCCAAGAAGTTTGGCAACATTTAGACCAAATTCGTAATAATAATACTATTTTTTTTATGACCCAAAAACTAACACAATTAATCAAAAACGGAAGACTAACTGGGTCTAAAAGTTTTTTTGGCAGACTTTTGAGAGTCAAACCAATTTTACAAGTCCAATCCAATGGGCAAATTGCTTTAATCCAAAAAACCCTTAACACTAAGAAAGCTTTTTTATCTATCGTCAATAAAATTAAAGCTTATACTCAAAATCAAAGCTACGAAGCTCATTTAATTTTTACCGGATATCCAGAATTAAAAGATGATTTTAAAAAAGTTTTAGCAACTCATTTAGGTTTAAAAAATTTGTTAGAAATACCTTTGACCCCTGTGATTGGTTGTCATGTCGGCAATAGTGCAATTGGGATAGGGATCATTAAAAAAATAAATTAA
- a CDS encoding HAD family hydrolase: MKKLIFFDIDGTLRSNEKKAIPNQTKKLIQKLAQDPDVKLGIATGRNYGRLDVLQEIIHLFKYFVLSNGALTMIGDQVIDEVCFDQKSIIKVQREIQKDATITMTLFGFEKAFTVGNQTNDNLDNINDFEIENPITLTKDFFLLHKIYQMTLLYQKDFQKIKIQHFLTKMKELKAYFWEGGYVDLMYQKVDKSYGIKQIKKLYPNHQLICMGDGPNDFEMLKLADISITMGNTKIQELKSIANLVSPHIDEDLIYDFFKQARLIK, from the coding sequence ATGAAAAAATTAATTTTTTTTGATATTGACGGTACTTTAAGAAGTAATGAAAAAAAAGCCATCCCCAATCAAACCAAAAAATTAATTCAAAAACTAGCACAAGATCCTGATGTCAAATTAGGAATTGCTACTGGTAGAAATTATGGCAGATTAGATGTTTTGCAAGAGATTATACATTTATTTAAATATTTTGTTTTATCTAATGGCGCTTTAACTATGATTGGTGATCAAGTTATTGATGAAGTTTGTTTTGATCAAAAAAGCATTATCAAAGTGCAAAGAGAAATACAAAAAGATGCAACAATCACTATGACCCTTTTTGGTTTTGAAAAAGCTTTTACAGTCGGTAATCAAACAAACGATAATCTTGATAATATTAATGATTTTGAAATCGAAAACCCAATCACCTTAACTAAAGATTTTTTTTTGTTACATAAAATCTATCAAATGACTTTATTATATCAAAAAGACTTCCAAAAAATAAAAATTCAACATTTTTTAACCAAAATGAAGGAGTTGAAAGCTTATTTTTGGGAAGGGGGATATGTAGATTTGATGTATCAAAAAGTTGATAAATCTTATGGCATTAAACAAATTAAAAAACTATACCCTAATCATCAATTAATTTGTATGGGGGACGGACCCAACGATTTTGAAATGTTAAAATTAGCCGATATATCAATTACTATGGGCAATACTAAAATACAAGAATTAAAAAGTATTGCTAATCTGGTCAGTCCTCATATTGATGAAGATTTGATTTATGATTTTTTTAAACAAGCAAGGTTAATTAAATAA
- a CDS encoding ribonuclease J has translation MNIIAPNLSNNNLDISFFALGGLGEVGKNMYVLEIQRQIFIIDSGILFSDNFLLGINYVIPDYKYLKENEDRIVGLFITHGHEDHIGGIPYLLKKVRIPKIFVSGIAYHLIEYKLSEHKDIRNLPKIEQYNADSCFEFKHATVSFIRVNHSIPDTFGIVVKTAYGNIFYTGDFKIDYTPVGPEAEYDKLVKIKQEGVLLLLSDSTNAEQEGIVPSESTIGHSINELFVKIPDRIIIVTFASNFYRIKQIVEATILTKRKIAVFGRSMEKALEIGQKNGYLNIPAGTLIPNHSIHKYRDIILLCTGSQGEPLAALSRIVNHTHKQIKLNSKDTIIFSSSPIPGNQENINKIFDLLFKKDVNVITHGPLVHTHVSGHGNQNDLKLILSLVKPKYFIPVHGEHRMLMAHKQLALECGIPEDHIFILANGQMISLTPDKAEVTEQLSMEDIFIDASGVDDLGTTILKERRNLSQEGLFSVVMSIDVKRKKVLNLPTIVSRGFIYMKGNQDMIKKISYDIKNSVENAIKSNPIDKKVLYKIIINHLAAKIHEITLRNPIIIPIILTL, from the coding sequence ATGAATATTATTGCCCCAAATTTATCTAACAACAACTTAGATATTTCTTTTTTTGCTTTAGGAGGTCTAGGTGAAGTTGGTAAAAATATGTATGTATTAGAAATACAACGTCAAATTTTTATCATTGATTCAGGGATTTTATTTTCAGATAATTTTTTATTAGGAATTAATTATGTTATTCCTGATTATAAGTATTTAAAAGAAAACGAAGACCGAATTGTAGGACTTTTTATTACCCACGGTCATGAAGATCATATCGGAGGGATTCCTTATTTATTAAAAAAAGTCCGTATTCCGAAAATTTTTGTTTCTGGGATTGCATACCATTTGATAGAATATAAACTATCAGAACACAAAGATATCAGAAATTTGCCTAAAATTGAACAATATAATGCCGACTCTTGTTTTGAATTTAAACATGCCACTGTTTCTTTTATCAGAGTTAACCATTCTATTCCTGATACTTTCGGGATTGTTGTCAAAACTGCATACGGTAATATTTTTTACACTGGCGATTTTAAAATCGATTATACTCCGGTTGGTCCTGAAGCTGAATATGATAAATTAGTTAAAATCAAACAAGAAGGTGTCTTACTTTTGCTTTCGGATTCAACTAACGCCGAACAAGAAGGAATAGTGCCTTCAGAAAGTACCATCGGACACTCTATCAATGAATTATTTGTTAAAATTCCTGATAGAATTATCATAGTTACTTTTGCTTCTAATTTTTATCGCATCAAACAAATTGTTGAAGCTACTATTTTAACGAAAAGAAAAATTGCTGTTTTTGGTCGCAGTATGGAAAAAGCTTTAGAAATTGGGCAAAAAAACGGTTATTTAAACATTCCTGCAGGGACTTTAATCCCTAATCATAGTATTCATAAATATCGAGATATTATTTTGTTATGTACAGGCTCACAAGGTGAACCGCTAGCAGCTTTAAGTCGCATTGTAAACCACACCCACAAACAAATTAAACTCAACTCCAAAGATACTATTATTTTTTCTTCTTCACCAATTCCTGGCAACCAAGAAAACATTAATAAAATTTTTGATCTACTTTTTAAAAAAGATGTTAATGTAATCACTCATGGCCCTTTAGTCCACACTCACGTGTCAGGGCATGGCAATCAAAATGATTTAAAATTAATATTAAGTTTAGTTAAACCAAAATACTTTATTCCTGTCCATGGCGAACATCGCATGTTGATGGCTCACAAACAGTTAGCTTTAGAATGTGGCATTCCAGAAGACCATATTTTTATCTTAGCAAACGGTCAAATGATTTCTTTAACGCCTGATAAAGCTGAAGTCACTGAACAACTTTCTATGGAAGATATTTTTATCGATGCTTCTGGGGTTGATGATCTGGGAACAACTATTTTAAAAGAACGCCGTAATTTAAGTCAAGAAGGCTTATTTTCAGTAGTCATGAGTATTGATGTTAAAAGAAAAAAAGTCCTTAATTTACCAACCATTGTGTCACGTGGCTTTATTTATATGAAAGGCAACCAAGACATGATTAAAAAAATTTCTTATGATATCAAAAATAGTGTTGAAAACGCTATCAAAAGCAATCCAATAGACAAAAAAGTTTTATATAAAATTATCATCAATCATCTTGCTGCTAAAATACATGAAATAACTTTAAGAAATCCTATCATTATCCCGATTATTTTGACTTTATAA
- the spx gene encoding transcriptional regulator Spx has protein sequence MSIVIIYTSFSCASCQKAKKWLKKHGVAYKEKNLFSDKFQQTDLDLILKRCIHGFDDIISKRSKVYKESNINFKNLNTTSMKKSIMENRGILKRPIMIEDQKIQIGYNKEDIRIFMPIKLRNYLLQNDTTFYKENKKYEVLLKNFFKTNK, from the coding sequence ATGAGTATAGTAATTATTTACACTAGTTTTAGTTGCGCTTCTTGTCAAAAAGCTAAAAAATGGCTAAAAAAGCATGGAGTAGCTTACAAAGAAAAGAATTTATTTAGTGATAAATTTCAACAAACAGATCTAGATTTAATTTTAAAAAGATGCATCCACGGTTTTGATGATATTATTTCCAAACGGTCTAAAGTTTATAAAGAAAGTAATATCAATTTTAAAAATTTAAATACAACTTCTATGAAAAAAAGTATTATGGAAAACCGAGGGATTTTAAAAAGACCGATTATGATAGAAGATCAAAAAATACAAATTGGCTACAACAAAGAAGATATTCGCATTTTTATGCCTATAAAATTACGTAATTATCTTCTTCAAAACGATACTACCTTTTATAAAGAAAATAAAAAATATGAAGTTTTATTAAAAAACTTTTTTAAAACTAATAAATAA
- a CDS encoding phosphate propanoyltransferase, which yields MFLIPIGISGRHVHLSQKTLDILFGQLNYQLTFFKALKQTGQFAAQEKIDILSPAGKILSQVRILGPARDLDQVEISQSDALRHQFNAPVRSSGDIQGSGSATLIGPKGQVDITEGVIIANRHIHLSNEDANRFGIKDRQLVKIKIGGIKPGILEEVLCRVHPNFKLECHLDTDDGSAFLLKTGDDVVLLK from the coding sequence ATGTTTTTAATACCAATTGGAATTTCTGGTAGACATGTCCACTTATCACAAAAAACTTTAGATATTTTATTTGGTCAACTCAACTATCAATTAACTTTTTTTAAAGCTTTAAAACAAACCGGTCAATTTGCAGCTCAAGAAAAAATTGATATTTTAAGTCCCGCAGGTAAAATACTTTCACAAGTGCGCATTTTAGGACCAGCGCGTGATTTAGACCAAGTTGAAATTAGTCAAAGCGATGCTTTAAGGCACCAATTTAACGCTCCTGTTAGATCATCAGGAGATATCCAAGGTTCAGGCAGTGCTACTTTAATAGGTCCTAAGGGACAAGTTGATATTACAGAAGGTGTTATTATTGCTAATAGACATATTCATTTATCTAACGAAGATGCTAATCGTTTCGGTATTAAAGATAGACAGTTGGTAAAGATTAAAATTGGCGGGATTAAACCAGGCATTTTAGAAGAAGTTTTATGTCGTGTGCATCCTAATTTTAAATTAGAATGTCACTTAGATACAGATGATGGCAGTGCTTTTTTATTAAAAACTGGCGATGATGTTGTCTTACTTAAATAA
- a CDS encoding HD domain-containing protein, with protein sequence MPAFIKSFPKFLRSEVFRDPIYGYIYLEYQIIEKLIDTSIFQRLRRIKQLSGANIIFHSAEHSRFTHSLGVYELARRFLKIKNIAIHFDEYQKLLLLISALLHDIGHGAYSHTFETLFHLNHEHQSALIIKHNPEISHILDQISPNFKHDVASVIAKTKKFLLIEQILSSQIDIDRLDYLERDSYFTGAVYGHIDSERLMRSMTIEVNSKTQQNCIAFRQSGVFAVENYLINRYHMFWQVYYHPKVRAYNVILEKICKRINDLLKNNYPFDSYMNIFATFIADKTNLDNYLAIDDYYMNGLILQLKDSSDIILKNLCLDFLNRHIWHILDDNEENKAKINEIKSKYQEQNPAYLNYYITSNQVGKSAYSENNKTFGENILIKTNNQLKSLKEESPMIKNLIKNSLKIDNKFFYRPLEYIKQS encoded by the coding sequence ATGCCAGCATTCATAAAGAGTTTTCCTAAATTTTTAAGATCTGAAGTTTTTCGCGATCCGATTTATGGTTATATTTACTTAGAATATCAAATCATTGAAAAATTAATCGATACTTCAATTTTTCAAAGATTGCGAAGAATCAAGCAACTAAGTGGGGCTAATATTATTTTTCATAGTGCAGAACATTCACGTTTTACACACAGTTTAGGAGTTTATGAGCTGGCAAGACGTTTTTTAAAAATTAAAAATATCGCCATCCACTTTGATGAATACCAAAAGTTGTTGTTGTTAATATCGGCTTTGTTACACGATATAGGGCATGGTGCGTATTCTCACACTTTTGAAACATTATTTCATTTAAATCACGAACATCAAAGTGCTCTTATTATCAAACATAATCCAGAAATTAGTCATATATTAGATCAAATCAGTCCAAACTTTAAACACGATGTGGCAAGTGTGATTGCTAAAACTAAAAAATTTCTTCTCATAGAACAAATTTTAAGTAGTCAAATTGATATCGATCGACTAGATTATCTTGAAAGAGACTCTTATTTTACTGGGGCTGTTTACGGACATATCGACTCAGAGCGTTTAATGCGTAGTATGACAATTGAGGTTAACTCCAAAACACAACAAAATTGCATTGCTTTTCGACAAAGTGGAGTTTTTGCAGTGGAAAATTATTTAATCAATCGTTACCATATGTTTTGGCAAGTTTATTATCACCCCAAAGTCAGAGCTTACAATGTTATTTTAGAAAAAATTTGCAAACGGATAAACGATTTATTGAAAAATAACTATCCTTTTGATTCTTATATGAACATTTTTGCGACTTTTATTGCAGATAAGACTAATTTAGACAATTACTTAGCCATCGATGATTATTATATGAATGGTTTAATCTTGCAATTAAAAGATAGTTCGGATATTATTTTAAAAAATTTATGTCTTGATTTTTTAAATCGCCATATTTGGCACATTTTAGATGATAATGAGGAAAATAAAGCCAAAATAAACGAGATCAAAAGCAAATATCAAGAGCAAAATCCAGCATATCTTAATTATTATATCACTAGTAATCAAGTTGGTAAAAGTGCTTATTCTGAAAATAACAAAACCTTTGGTGAAAATATTTTAATCAAAACTAACAATCAATTAAAAAGCCTGAAAGAAGAATCACCGATGATAAAAAATTTAATTAAAAATAGCTTAAAAATAGATAATAAATTTTTTTATCGCCCTTTGGAATACATTAAACAATCATAA
- the rsmA gene encoding 16S rRNA (adenine(1518)-N(6)/adenine(1519)-N(6))-dimethyltransferase RsmA, with protein sequence MQHRSKQKYGQNFLNDPNLLKKIVTKASLKGKYVLEVGPGKGALTRFIIKEAKHVLAYEIDDTLKPFLNFDETNINVIYDDFLRRDLFKDFLLYFPPNVPVSLIGNLPYYITSPILFKIIQNPQIIEATIMMQKEVALRLVAIPNNKNYNALSVIIQFLFRVQKNQAVKRHMFFPQPKVDSVILKLERKQDHPSFLSPVLKQNFITFVKAAFKQKRKILLNNLSNQFSIPKETIILFFHQQQLSSQIRAEQITLEEFQKISIQWFLFLKTLSNTL encoded by the coding sequence ATGCAACACCGCAGCAAACAAAAATATGGTCAAAATTTTTTAAACGACCCTAATTTATTAAAAAAAATTGTTACCAAAGCGTCTTTAAAAGGTAAATATGTGTTAGAAGTTGGTCCTGGAAAAGGAGCTTTAACTCGTTTTATTATCAAAGAAGCAAAACATGTTTTAGCTTATGAAATAGATGACACTTTAAAACCTTTTTTAAATTTTGATGAAACCAATATCAACGTTATTTATGATGATTTTTTGCGAAGAGATTTATTCAAAGATTTTTTGCTTTATTTTCCCCCAAACGTTCCAGTTAGTCTAATTGGTAACTTACCTTATTATATTACTTCCCCCATTCTTTTTAAAATTATCCAAAACCCACAAATTATAGAAGCTACTATCATGATGCAAAAAGAAGTAGCTTTGCGTTTGGTAGCGATACCTAACAACAAAAACTATAATGCTTTATCTGTGATTATTCAATTTCTTTTTCGTGTTCAAAAAAACCAAGCAGTCAAAAGACATATGTTTTTTCCTCAACCCAAAGTTGATAGCGTTATTTTAAAATTAGAGCGAAAACAAGATCACCCTTCTTTTTTATCGCCTGTTTTAAAACAAAATTTTATTACCTTTGTCAAAGCTGCTTTTAAACAAAAAAGAAAAATTTTATTAAATAATTTATCAAATCAATTTTCAATCCCGAAAGAAACAATTATTCTTTTTTTTCACCAACAACAACTTTCTTCCCAAATTAGAGCTGAACAAATAACATTAGAAGAATTTCAAAAAATTAGTATTCAATGGTTTCTTTTTTTAAAAACACTATCTAACACCCTATAA
- the spoVG gene encoding septation regulator SpoVG, whose translation MQVTDVKIRKISGESRLRGVASITFDNSFVVNDIRVIEGARGIFIAMPSRKTTKGTFRDIAHPVNTETRQIIEECIKVKYQDLLDNPVEEEHEK comes from the coding sequence ATGCAAGTTACTGACGTAAAAATTAGAAAAATTAGTGGAGAAAGTAGATTAAGAGGCGTTGCTTCCATTACTTTCGATAACAGTTTTGTAGTAAACGATATTAGAGTTATAGAAGGCGCAAGAGGTATTTTTATTGCGATGCCAAGTAGAAAAACTACTAAAGGTACTTTTAGAGATATTGCACACCCAGTTAATACAGAAACTCGCCAAATAATTGAAGAGTGTATTAAAGTAAAATATCAAGATTTATTAGATAATCCTGTTGAAGAAGAACACGAAAAATAA
- a CDS encoding heavy metal translocating P-type ATPase: MSCCNYTSSPNEEKKDRKPLICFLIGIFFYLVFFSLKSFNFNKDFLTNEFILLSISLIILFLLGYHVILEGFIDTYQDSKKNKKFTPNIHILMTLASIGSLCLKEYDDAILLILIFSGASFLEEYVENKSQKEIKSLLKLHTTEARLLKEDGKTEIVAAKTLKIKDLVLILQGDQIPADGIIVSGNPNIDESNITGEGIPTEKKPGDFVYGSTINGSNTFVMRVVNTNESTVFAQIVALVSQTKNNFSKTATFIKKLEPIYVKIIMAAVALILAVATLIQIKGGHFGISNFSFENWFYKTMVFLTVSSPCALAAADIPATLSAISNLAKKGVLFKNVKSLEIMADIKAFACDKTGTLTEGNPEVTDIYTVPHISKTKYQHYLEILLGMEQKSNHPLATAIKHHFNQTSQLPIEITNSVGIGLEAVYQNNHYRITKAIVSQQVSEEIAHKTKKFLSQGKTVIYFISNDQVIMILAFLDKVRPQAFELIDYFNQKHIYTAVITGDTKQSALFLKDELHLKKAWGNNLPAEKVDKITYLQKRYGTTIMVGDGVNDAPALTSAHVGIAMQNGTDVSIDVADAVLMKNDLSKIIYTHQIAVKLKKIIWQNIIFAMAVVLILNLINLIGLNWINYIFPSLHTHGNNIPLPVAVFCHEGSTLLVILNGLRMLKSHKENNHTKKIKI, encoded by the coding sequence TTGAGTTGTTGTAATTACACTTCGTCACCAAACGAAGAAAAAAAAGATCGAAAACCATTAATTTGTTTTTTGATAGGTATCTTTTTTTATTTAGTATTTTTTTCTTTGAAAAGCTTTAATTTTAATAAAGATTTTCTAACAAATGAATTTATATTGTTATCAATTTCGTTAATTATTTTGTTTTTGTTAGGTTATCATGTTATTTTAGAAGGCTTTATTGACACTTATCAAGATAGTAAAAAAAATAAAAAATTTACTCCGAATATTCATATTTTAATGACTTTGGCATCTATAGGTTCTTTATGTTTAAAAGAGTATGACGATGCAATTTTGTTGATTTTAATTTTTTCTGGGGCTTCTTTTTTGGAAGAATATGTCGAAAACAAAAGCCAAAAAGAAATTAAAAGTTTATTAAAATTACACACCACAGAAGCTCGTTTGTTAAAAGAAGATGGAAAAACTGAAATTGTTGCTGCCAAAACTTTGAAAATTAAAGATCTAGTGTTAATTTTGCAAGGCGACCAAATACCTGCCGATGGTATTATTGTTTCAGGCAACCCCAATATTGATGAATCTAATATTACCGGCGAAGGCATTCCTACTGAAAAAAAACCTGGTGATTTTGTCTACGGCAGCACTATTAACGGTAGTAATACTTTTGTTATGAGGGTAGTCAATACCAATGAATCAACTGTTTTTGCCCAAATTGTTGCATTAGTCAGTCAAACCAAAAATAACTTTTCTAAAACTGCAACTTTCATTAAAAAACTAGAACCAATTTATGTCAAAATTATTATGGCAGCAGTAGCTTTAATTTTAGCTGTTGCAACTTTAATTCAAATTAAGGGTGGCCATTTTGGAATTAGCAATTTTTCTTTTGAAAACTGGTTTTATAAAACGATGGTTTTTTTAACCGTTTCTTCTCCTTGTGCCTTGGCGGCAGCTGATATTCCTGCCACTCTTTCGGCTATTTCAAACTTAGCTAAAAAAGGAGTTTTATTCAAAAACGTTAAATCATTAGAAATCATGGCAGATATCAAAGCTTTTGCTTGTGACAAAACAGGTACCTTAACTGAAGGCAACCCAGAAGTCACTGACATTTATACTGTTCCTCATATTTCTAAAACTAAATACCAACATTACTTAGAAATATTGTTAGGGATGGAACAAAAATCAAACCACCCCTTGGCTACAGCCATCAAACATCATTTTAATCAAACTTCTCAATTACCAATTGAAATTACTAACTCAGTTGGAATTGGCTTGGAGGCGGTTTATCAAAACAATCATTATCGCATTACCAAAGCGATTGTATCCCAACAAGTTTCTGAAGAAATAGCCCATAAAACAAAAAAATTTTTATCACAAGGTAAAACCGTCATTTATTTTATCAGTAACGATCAAGTGATTATGATTTTAGCTTTTTTGGATAAAGTCCGTCCGCAAGCTTTTGAGTTGATTGATTATTTTAACCAAAAACATATTTATACTGCCGTTATTACAGGCGATACCAAACAAAGCGCACTTTTCCTTAAAGACGAATTGCATTTAAAAAAAGCTTGGGGCAATAATTTGCCTGCCGAAAAAGTCGATAAAATCACTTATTTACAAAAAAGATACGGTACTACTATTATGGTAGGAGACGGAGTCAATGATGCTCCCGCTCTAACTTCTGCTCATGTTGGGATTGCGATGCAAAATGGGACTGATGTCTCGATTGACGTTGCAGACGCAGTTTTGATGAAAAACGATTTATCCAAAATTATTTATACCCACCAAATAGCTGTGAAGCTTAAAAAAATTATTTGGCAAAACATTATTTTCGCTATGGCTGTGGTTTTGATCTTGAATCTAATTAATCTTATTGGTTTAAATTGGATTAATTATATTTTTCCATCATTACATACACATGGCAACAATATTCCCTTGCCTGTAGCAGTTTTTTGTCATGAAGGAAGCACTTTATTAGTGATTTTAAATGGTTTAAGAATGTTAAAAAGTCATAAAGAAAACAATCATACGAAAAAAATAAAGATATAA